The genomic DNA AATTCCGCATCCAAAGCACTTGAAGAATTGTCCGGCTTTGTGAACATGGAAACTCGGGTTGTTGTCTTTGTGGAATGGGCAGAGCCCCCAAAGCCTTGAATCCAATCGTACATGCTGGCCAATAACTTGGGCGATATCTACATTTCCGCGAACCTTATCCAAAAATCGACGAAGCTCAGAATTACTCATGCGGTCACCTTTTCCTTAATTAAATCGCACCTATTTTTAGGGAATTTGGGATTGTTATATGAGGTATTCACTTCCCCGTTGTGACCGCTAACTCTGTCTTCAAGAACCTTGCGAGCAATAAGTCGGGCCAGAATCTGTAAGCCCATATTTATATTGTTCTGACTATCATTCATTTTTGAATCTCAAATAGCTCATCAAACGACAGGTGTTCAAAATATTTCATGATTCTATCCCGCATATCAGGTGACGGCATACGTTTACCATTCAATAGCTGCGATACATAGCCGCTTGATATGCCGAGCCGATAAGCTAACCAATTCTGAGATCTATTTCTCTTGGCCAGTAGAATCAGGATCGCTTCTTTTTTCAGGGCCACTTTAACCATACAAACACTTTTCCGGTGTTGACAACTGCTTATTATTGTAAGTATCGCTTACGCTAATGTCAAATTAAAAATGCTCTCTAAATAAAAATAGTGCTTGCAGGATTTAGCAATATCTTATATACTATTCTCGACCGGAAAGGAGGTATGTTTGAAAACGCTGGGTACATATTTAAAAAAAGCTAGGCTGAAAGCTGGACTTTCACTTCGAGAAGTTGAAGAGAAGGCAGATGTTTCAAATGCATATATATCAATGATCGAAAGCGGTCACAGGGTGGACCCGCATCCAAAAATTTTACGAAAGCTTGCAAAAGCTTACGGCCTGGAAATGCAAGAGGTCATGGATCATGCCGGTTACCTCAGTATGGAGGCCGATAACAAAAGTGAAGAAGACGAAGTTGAAGAATGGTACCGAAGGGCAATCGCTGATCCTGAGTTTTCATTCGGGCGTCGTTCAAAAGACAAGATCGACTATCCCGCAAAAAAAATGGTAGCCATGATGTATAAGCGTCTAAAGGAAAAGGGGTAAAAAAAGTGGATTTTATAAGATCCAATCAAGATAGGGCCCCATTGGAGGTGTTTTGTCAGAGGTTCTTAAAGGCTTATGGTATACAAGGCCTCATGGACTCTGAGCTTCTGGCCACCCAATTAAAAAAACACTTTGGTTTTTCTGGCGTGCTTAGACTTCAAGATCTAATGAATCTCGCTCCTCGGTTAGGTATATCTTCGATTACACCTTACGCTCCGGCTTCCAAAGAACGGGGTGCGTTTGGCAAACTTGGGCAGCATATTGAGATACTATTTAAAGAAGATGATTGGGATGGTTCGCAAGAACATTCAATCGGCCATGAATTGCGAGAAATCATCGGCAAAGTGGCGAGTGAATTAGATCCTAACTTCGTTGATGCTGAGGGTAATGAACTCGAAGATATTGCTGACTCTTTCTCCGCTGCATTATTTATGGATAAAGAGAGCTTTTATGATGATATGATCTCCACGGGATTTGATCCTATAACCCTTAGGAATCATTACCACAAGTCTTATATAGGAATAATGGGCAGAATGGCGACGATACTAAGATTCAAAACACCCAGAGAATTTATATGGGTGTCTGTATTAGAATCAGATTCCACCGCACCTGCAGGATATTTTCGGGCGAAATGCTTCCATCGGAGCCCTCGATATATTCCAAAGGTTCGATATCAAATACCCAATTTTTTGTTCCCGAAACGTGGCCAATTAGTCCCTATTTTAGGTAATATGAAAAAGGCTTTTGAAAGCAAGAGATCAGTTTATATCCGAAAACTCAACGGGCTTGATTTTTGGAATCAGTATTCACTATCAGTAATTATCCGACCGGTCATCTGGGCAGGTAAAGTGGCCAAATTACTGGTTATCGCTCTTCCTGAATCTGATGCATATAAACTAAGGCCACAGCTAATATCAGCCAAACCCCTCATAACTGATGAATCATTTCAGGTTCTGTAGAGGCATATCATGAAAGCTGTTTTATATGCAAGAGTATCATCAGAAAAACAGGCAGAAAAGGATCTGTCAATTTCCGCCCAGCTCAAAGCTATGCGTAAATATGCTACCAAGCATGAATATACAATTGTTAAAGAGTTCGTTGATAAGGCCGAGAGTGCCCGAACCGCTGACCGGCCGGCCTTTCAGGAAATGATATCATTTGCGCGAGCGAAGACGA from Candidatus Zixiibacteriota bacterium includes the following:
- a CDS encoding helix-turn-helix transcriptional regulator — protein: MVKVALKKEAILILLAKRNRSQNWLAYRLGISSGYVSQLLNGKRMPSPDMRDRIMKYFEHLSFDELFEIQK
- a CDS encoding helix-turn-helix transcriptional regulator; this translates as MKTLGTYLKKARLKAGLSLREVEEKADVSNAYISMIESGHRVDPHPKILRKLAKAYGLEMQEVMDHAGYLSMEADNKSEEDEVEEWYRRAIADPEFSFGRRSKDKIDYPAKKMVAMMYKRLKEKG